Proteins encoded by one window of Sulfurimonas hongkongensis:
- a CDS encoding aspartate aminotransferase family protein, whose protein sequence is MSNTKELDKKYILPTYARADVEFVSGSGARLVDVNDKKYIDFASGIGVVSVGHANKRVNDAITKQISQLTHTSNLYYITSQAEAAKKIVESSGYDMMCFFGNSGAEANEGAIKIARKFGEKDGEVKRYKVITLQNSFHGRTITTLKSTGQELMHNYFGPYPDGFVYANDIAQVESLLDNHTVAVMIELVQGEGGVEPLDKERIQALAKMLKEKNILLIVDEVQTGVYRTGEFLASNVYGIEPDIITLAKGLAGGVPIGVVMTSLKEVFSPGDHGSTFGGNFLSSRAACEVIDILDEYTKSGGLKEITEYFNHKLQEFCNSHKEVFTSKVGIGLMCGLRVRDGDTLAKIISNARDEGVIVLRAGRNTLRFLPPLTITKEEIDEGFISLNNAVTSL, encoded by the coding sequence ATGAGCAATACAAAAGAGTTAGATAAAAAATATATATTACCAACATATGCAAGAGCAGATGTAGAGTTTGTAAGTGGAAGTGGAGCAAGATTAGTAGATGTTAATGATAAGAAGTATATAGATTTTGCATCTGGCATTGGTGTAGTAAGCGTTGGACACGCAAACAAAAGAGTAAATGATGCCATCACAAAGCAGATTTCACAACTAACACACACTTCAAACCTCTACTATATAACATCTCAAGCAGAAGCTGCAAAAAAAATAGTTGAATCAAGCGGATATGACATGATGTGTTTTTTTGGAAATAGTGGAGCTGAAGCAAATGAGGGTGCTATAAAGATAGCAAGAAAGTTTGGAGAAAAGGATGGTGAAGTTAAGAGATATAAAGTCATAACACTTCAAAACTCATTTCATGGAAGAACTATAACAACGCTAAAGTCAACAGGGCAAGAGCTTATGCACAACTACTTTGGACCATATCCTGATGGCTTTGTATATGCAAATGATATTGCACAAGTTGAGTCACTTTTGGATAATCATACAGTTGCAGTTATGATAGAACTTGTTCAAGGTGAGGGTGGAGTAGAACCACTAGATAAAGAGAGAATCCAAGCACTAGCAAAGATGCTAAAAGAGAAAAATATCCTGCTTATAGTAGATGAAGTTCAGACTGGAGTCTATAGAACTGGAGAGTTTTTAGCATCAAATGTTTATGGCATTGAGCCAGATATCATAACTCTTGCAAAAGGTTTAGCTGGCGGTGTTCCTATCGGTGTAGTTATGACATCTCTAAAAGAAGTTTTCTCTCCTGGAGATCATGGATCTACTTTTGGTGGAAACTTTTTAAGTTCAAGGGCAGCTTGTGAAGTTATAGATATCTTAGATGAGTATACAAAGAGTGGAGGCTTAAAAGAGATAACTGAGTACTTTAACCATAAGCTTCAAGAGTTTTGCAACTCACATAAAGAAGTCTTTACTTCTAAAGTTGGCATCGGTTTGATGTGCGGTCTTAGAGTAAGAGATGGGGATACTTTAGCAAAAATTATCTCAAACGCAAGAGATGAGGGTGTGATAGTGCTCCGAGCTGGAAGAAATACCCTTAGATTTTTACCACCACTAACTATAACGAAAGAGGAAATAGATGAAGGTTTCATATCTCTTAATAACGCTGTCACTTCTTTGTAG
- a CDS encoding molybdopterin-dependent oxidoreductase, with amino-acid sequence MQKEIKESDVIIFWGKNPKLSSLEPLEVLKNKKVIVIDPIKTEIAKMADLHISIKPKGDFFLAMLLCRFLYIYESADEEYLQKHTAGFEDFYELTQSIRIVSTLKEIDVNLGEIERVIELVESKKVIIICGGGVQKCRDKDDILRAIDAFGVMLGLYGEGGFDTPSGKFEFIDEHDCTLPSK; translated from the coding sequence ATGCAAAAAGAGATAAAAGAGTCAGATGTAATTATTTTTTGGGGGAAAAACCCAAAGTTGAGCAGTTTAGAGCCACTTGAGGTGTTGAAAAATAAAAAAGTTATAGTAATAGACCCTATAAAAACAGAGATTGCCAAGATGGCAGATCTGCATATCTCTATAAAACCAAAAGGAGATTTTTTTCTTGCTATGCTTCTTTGCAGGTTTTTATATATTTATGAGAGTGCTGATGAAGAGTACTTGCAAAAACATACAGCTGGATTTGAAGATTTTTATGAGTTAACTCAATCTATACGCATAGTCTCTACACTAAAAGAGATTGATGTTAATTTAGGCGAAATTGAGAGAGTAATCGAGCTTGTAGAGAGTAAAAAAGTAATTATAATCTGTGGTGGTGGTGTACAAAAGTGTAGAGATAAAGATGATATCTTAAGAGCGATTGATGCTTTTGGAGTTATGCTTGGACTCTATGGTGAAGGTGGTTTTGATACCCCATCTGGCAAATTTGAGTTTATAGACGAGCATGATTGTACTCTACCATCAAAATAA
- a CDS encoding HlyD family secretion protein, with amino-acid sequence MKILLIMILTFTLSFAKVYYSKVEPYEIRDISSNVLGLVLFIDEDMIGKKLGSKPYIRIDDELDVKELGFIEDKLEYLQDIVKVNEEVLLNLENSIQRKRENYKRIEELKFKSTVEKDREYHELISSENQYLNTQKEILNLKVQIADLKLRQAQLLRDVKDKSLKNEGFILYEILVKTGQVVNISTPLAKVADVSKAKLSIYLDESDVAGAKEKVVYINGEKTSYKISRLLKIADAKNISKYLAQIIIDSPKLFSKLATIELKDK; translated from the coding sequence GTGAAAATATTATTGATTATGATCTTAACGTTTACTTTATCATTTGCAAAGGTTTACTACTCAAAGGTAGAACCTTACGAGATTAGAGATATATCTTCAAATGTTTTAGGGTTAGTACTCTTTATAGATGAAGATATGATAGGAAAGAAGCTTGGTTCAAAACCTTATATACGCATAGATGATGAGCTTGATGTAAAAGAGCTGGGATTTATAGAAGACAAATTAGAATATTTGCAAGATATAGTCAAAGTTAATGAAGAGGTTTTACTAAACTTAGAAAACTCTATCCAGAGAAAGAGAGAAAACTATAAAAGAATAGAAGAGTTGAAGTTTAAATCAACTGTTGAAAAAGATAGAGAGTATCATGAGCTTATATCAAGTGAAAATCAATACTTAAACACACAAAAAGAGATACTAAACTTAAAAGTTCAAATAGCGGACTTAAAATTAAGACAAGCTCAACTTTTGCGAGATGTAAAAGATAAAAGTCTTAAAAATGAGGGTTTTATACTTTATGAAATTTTGGTAAAAACTGGTCAGGTTGTAAATATTTCAACTCCTCTTGCAAAAGTAGCAGATGTATCAAAAGCAAAACTTAGCATCTATCTTGATGAGTCTGACGTAGCTGGGGCAAAAGAAAAAGTGGTATATATAAATGGCGAAAAAACTTCTTATAAAATATCAAGACTCTTAAAAATAGCAGATGCAAAAAATATTTCAAAATACTTAGCTCAAATCATCATAGACTCTCCAAAACTCTTCTCAAAACTAGCAACTATAGAGCTAAAAGATAAGTAG
- a CDS encoding chemotaxis protein, producing MSVLSKVDSTTNLAKNNELQLLVFRISNHKDSAYYAINVFKTREVVESKNHFLTQIPSSHKLLEGTIILRGLQIPILNLPAWLGTTLTKEEIKQSNILICDFNGVIIGLRIMSAYRVIKKNWNEMHAPDSYRLKDDGVVMNDTRLEDGSLCLILDYEKLLADVVPQAMVDVSESPTNLTELDIPAKLLKGTVLIAEDSKTAQKHLSQIFKNANIDMKMFDNGKKLVDYVLELQDPSKIPAIITDIEMPEMSGFTVIKLLRNEPRTKKIPIIVNSSMTGSNNKREAEVLGANGFIDKTKSHNVIPLIIEAINTQEVLAIKAK from the coding sequence ATGTCAGTTCTGTCCAAAGTTGATTCTACTACAAATCTAGCTAAAAATAATGAGCTTCAACTTTTAGTTTTTAGAATCAGCAATCATAAAGACTCTGCTTACTATGCAATAAATGTTTTTAAGACAAGAGAAGTTGTTGAATCTAAAAATCATTTCCTAACTCAGATCCCATCATCTCACAAACTGCTTGAAGGAACCATCATACTTCGTGGTCTTCAAATCCCTATACTAAATCTACCAGCCTGGCTAGGAACGACCCTAACAAAGGAAGAGATTAAACAGTCAAACATTCTTATTTGTGACTTTAATGGTGTTATTATTGGTCTTAGAATCATGTCTGCATACAGAGTTATCAAAAAAAATTGGAATGAGATGCACGCTCCTGATAGTTACAGGCTAAAAGACGATGGCGTGGTCATGAACGATACTAGACTCGAAGATGGAAGTCTATGCCTTATACTTGATTATGAAAAACTTTTAGCAGATGTAGTACCTCAGGCTATGGTTGATGTATCAGAGTCTCCTACTAATCTAACTGAATTGGATATTCCTGCAAAACTACTAAAAGGTACGGTTCTTATTGCAGAAGATTCTAAAACTGCACAAAAGCACCTATCTCAAATATTTAAAAATGCAAATATAGATATGAAAATGTTTGACAATGGTAAAAAACTTGTGGATTATGTCTTAGAGTTGCAAGATCCATCTAAGATCCCAGCTATTATTACAGATATTGAGATGCCAGAGATGTCAGGTTTTACAGTCATAAAACTTCTTAGAAATGAGCCAAGAACAAAAAAAATCCCTATCATAGTAAACTCTTCAATGACTGGAAGCAATAACAAAAGAGAAGCCGAAGTTTTAGGAGCAAATGGATTTATTGATAAAACAAAGAGCCATAATGTTATACCGCTTATTATAGAGGCGATAAATACCCAAGAAGTCTTAGCTATAAAAGCTAAATAG
- a CDS encoding sodium ion-translocating decarboxylase subunit beta, which yields MRFFLIKIVALLLLSFGVLHASAETANGSSTHKEETYQTKPLAEMISGFLASTGLNALINPDPNEKSAHGEDMSDFHKSWGRVIMVLITFLLFYLAIKKGFEPLLLLPIAFGGLLANIPVAGIAGEHGFLGVIYSMGLSNEMFPIIIFMGVGAMTDFGPLLSNPKTALLGGAAQFGIFGTLVGAVALSQMGFVDFTLQQASAISIIGGADGPTSIFIATKLAPELLGAIAVASYSYMAMVPIIQPPIMKALTTDAERKIKMTTLRHVSRLEKLIFPIMVLVLAILVLPAATPLIGAFMFGNFLKESGVVERLNDTLQNALINIVTIFLGLGVGSKLASDQFLVPDTMFIMALGVIAFSAGTASGIIMAKIMNLFPGHKVNPLIGSAGVSAVPMAARVSNKVGMEYDRSNMLLMHAMGPNVAGVIGSAVAAGVLISLFQ from the coding sequence ATGAGATTTTTTCTTATAAAAATAGTAGCACTTTTGCTTCTTAGTTTTGGTGTCTTACATGCTAGTGCAGAGACTGCTAATGGTTCATCAACTCATAAAGAAGAGACTTATCAAACTAAGCCACTCGCTGAGATGATTTCAGGATTTTTAGCTTCTACTGGTCTAAATGCTCTTATAAATCCAGATCCAAATGAAAAAAGTGCCCATGGGGAAGATATGAGTGACTTTCATAAGTCGTGGGGTCGTGTGATTATGGTACTAATCACATTTTTGCTCTTTTATTTAGCTATTAAAAAAGGTTTTGAACCTCTGTTGCTCTTGCCTATCGCCTTTGGTGGGTTACTTGCCAATATTCCAGTTGCAGGGATTGCCGGTGAACATGGCTTTTTAGGTGTTATCTATAGTATGGGTCTCTCAAATGAGATGTTTCCCATCATCATTTTTATGGGTGTTGGAGCTATGACTGACTTTGGACCACTCTTATCAAACCCTAAGACAGCACTTCTAGGCGGAGCTGCACAGTTTGGTATCTTTGGAACACTTGTTGGAGCGGTGGCACTTTCACAAATGGGTTTTGTTGATTTTACACTTCAACAAGCATCAGCTATCTCTATTATTGGTGGAGCAGATGGACCGACTTCTATCTTTATAGCCACAAAACTAGCACCTGAACTTCTTGGAGCTATTGCGGTTGCGTCTTACTCATATATGGCTATGGTTCCTATCATTCAACCTCCAATCATGAAAGCACTAACAACAGATGCTGAGAGAAAGATTAAGATGACTACGCTTCGTCATGTCTCTCGCTTAGAGAAGTTGATATTTCCTATTATGGTTTTAGTTTTGGCTATCTTAGTTCTTCCAGCCGCAACTCCGCTTATCGGTGCGTTTATGTTTGGAAACTTTTTAAAAGAGTCAGGTGTGGTTGAGAGATTAAATGACACTTTGCAAAATGCACTTATAAACATTGTAACAATCTTTTTAGGTCTTGGTGTAGGTTCAAAGCTTGCATCTGATCAATTCTTGGTTCCTGATACTATGTTTATTATGGCTTTAGGTGTTATTGCATTTTCTGCTGGAACTGCGTCTGGTATTATTATGGCTAAGATTATGAATCTATTTCCTGGGCACAAGGTAAATCCGCTTATAGGTTCAGCTGGTGTGTCTGCTGTTCCTATGGCTGCTCGTGTATCAAACAAAGTTGGTATGGAATATGACCGCTCTAACATGCTCTTAATGCATGCAATGGGTCCAAATGTTGCGGGTGTTATTGGCTCAGCCGTTGCAGCCGGTGTTCTTATCTCACTCTTTCAGTAG
- a CDS encoding biotin/lipoyl-containing protein, with protein MGKKYIDVMDTTFRDGFQSVFGGRVLMDDFFPAVEAAKRAGINHFEFGGGARFQSLYFYLREDAFEMMDKFRKIVGPEANLQTLARGVNTVMLDTGSKELIDLHAKMFKKHGTTTIRNFDALNDVENLKYSGERISHHGLKHEVVVTMMDLPPGCHGAHTAEFYEKTLREILDSGIPYDSICFKDASGTSNPQKVFDTIKMARRLIPEGTHLRLHTHETAGVSVSAYMAALEAGVDGIDMAAAPVSGGTSQPDILTMLHATKGMDYDLGGLEIGKILTYEKELQNCLADYFMPPEATMVSPIIPFSPMPGGALTANTQMMRDNNILDKFPEVIAAMTEVVEKGGYGTSVTPVSQFYFQQALNNVMQGPWKAIAPGYGKMVLGYFGKTPVAPDPEIVRIASEKLGLEPTTQKVLDLTDVDESKSLETWIKKLKEEDIEITEENIFIAAACHEKGIAFLKGKGELNVRKISEMKKDCEGSSNMGSGNYTVVVDGQKFSVQVAEGDANVEVTAVDGESITPSASTPKEAPAKASGDEVSIKALLPGNVWKIVANPGQSVNEGDVIMILESMKMEIDVVSPRGGVVKSINVATNDKVVEGQVVAVLG; from the coding sequence ATGGGTAAAAAATATATAGATGTAATGGATACAACATTTAGGGATGGTTTTCAGTCCGTATTTGGCGGTCGAGTACTTATGGATGATTTTTTTCCAGCAGTAGAAGCGGCCAAAAGAGCGGGAATAAATCACTTTGAATTTGGTGGAGGTGCAAGATTTCAATCTTTGTACTTCTATTTGAGAGAAGATGCTTTCGAAATGATGGACAAATTTCGTAAGATTGTTGGACCAGAAGCCAACCTTCAAACTCTAGCTCGTGGTGTAAACACAGTTATGCTAGATACTGGCTCTAAAGAGTTAATAGACCTTCATGCAAAAATGTTCAAAAAACATGGAACTACAACTATTAGAAACTTTGATGCACTCAATGATGTTGAAAACCTAAAGTACTCAGGCGAGAGAATATCTCATCATGGGCTAAAACATGAAGTAGTTGTGACTATGATGGACCTTCCACCAGGATGTCATGGTGCCCACACTGCTGAGTTTTATGAAAAAACTCTTCGTGAGATTTTAGATAGCGGTATCCCATATGATAGTATCTGTTTTAAAGATGCATCTGGAACTTCAAACCCACAAAAAGTCTTTGACACCATTAAAATGGCTCGCAGACTAATCCCAGAGGGGACTCACTTAAGACTTCATACTCATGAGACTGCTGGTGTATCAGTTTCCGCTTATATGGCGGCACTAGAGGCTGGCGTAGATGGTATAGATATGGCAGCAGCTCCAGTATCTGGTGGAACAAGTCAGCCAGATATCTTAACTATGCTTCATGCTACAAAAGGTATGGATTATGATCTTGGTGGTTTAGAAATTGGCAAAATTTTGACCTATGAAAAAGAGTTGCAAAACTGTTTAGCAGACTACTTTATGCCTCCTGAAGCTACTATGGTCTCTCCTATCATTCCATTTTCTCCAATGCCGGGAGGCGCTCTTACTGCAAATACTCAAATGATGCGTGATAATAACATCCTAGATAAGTTTCCAGAAGTAATTGCTGCTATGACTGAGGTTGTAGAAAAAGGTGGTTATGGCACAAGTGTTACTCCAGTATCTCAGTTTTATTTCCAACAAGCTCTAAACAATGTTATGCAAGGACCATGGAAAGCTATAGCTCCAGGTTATGGAAAGATGGTTCTAGGTTATTTTGGTAAAACTCCAGTTGCTCCAGATCCAGAGATTGTAAGAATTGCCTCAGAAAAACTGGGCTTAGAACCAACTACACAGAAGGTTCTTGATTTAACTGATGTAGATGAGAGCAAATCTCTAGAGACTTGGATTAAAAAGCTCAAAGAAGAAGATATAGAGATAACAGAAGAAAATATCTTTATTGCTGCTGCTTGTCATGAAAAAGGTATTGCTTTTCTAAAAGGCAAGGGTGAGTTAAATGTTCGTAAAATATCAGAGATGAAAAAAGATTGTGAAGGAAGTTCAAATATGGGTAGTGGAAATTATACAGTAGTCGTTGATGGTCAAAAGTTTAGTGTTCAAGTAGCAGAGGGTGATGCAAATGTTGAAGTTACAGCGGTAGATGGTGAGAGCATAACTCCATCAGCATCAACACCAAAAGAGGCTCCAGCTAAAGCTTCAGGTGATGAAGTCTCTATAAAAGCACTGCTTCCAGGAAATGTTTGGAAAATAGTGGCAAATCCGGGCCAGAGCGTTAATGAGGGCGATGTTATTATGATACTAGAGTCTATGAAGATGGAAATAGATGTTGTGTCTCCTCGTGGTGGCGTTGTTAAGTCTATCAATGTTGCTACTAATGACAAGGTAGTTGAAGGTCAAGTCGTAGCAGTACTAGGATAA
- a CDS encoding OadG family protein, producing METNLIVEGFKFMALGMGTVFLFLITLIVLMNLMSTVLHKFFPEPTAASLEPQTANQKDNKKIIAAISAAISHHRQG from the coding sequence ATGGAAACTAACCTCATAGTAGAGGGTTTTAAATTTATGGCTTTAGGAATGGGTACTGTTTTTCTTTTTCTAATCACACTAATTGTGTTGATGAATCTTATGTCAACTGTACTTCATAAGTTTTTTCCTGAACCAACTGCAGCAAGCTTAGAACCACAAACAGCAAATCAAAAAGATAATAAAAAAATTATTGCCGCCATTAGTGCTGCGATTTCTCACCATAGACAAGGTTAA
- a CDS encoding DUF3817 domain-containing protein encodes MVKNSVKKFGYINTIEGYSYLLLLFVAMPMKYMFGFPIAVKIVGMIHGILFIIFCALLIKAWEDTKWSFSESLIFFIASLLPFGTFFTKSRIKTYE; translated from the coding sequence ATGGTAAAAAATAGTGTAAAAAAGTTCGGATATATCAACACAATAGAGGGTTATTCTTATCTTCTTTTGCTATTTGTAGCAATGCCCATGAAGTACATGTTTGGTTTTCCAATAGCGGTAAAAATTGTAGGTATGATTCACGGGATATTATTTATAATATTTTGTGCTTTATTAATAAAAGCGTGGGAAGATACAAAGTGGTCTTTTAGTGAGAGTTTGATTTTTTTTATAGCTTCACTTCTTCCTTTTGGTACTTTTTTTACAAAAAGCAGGATAAAAACTTATGAATAA
- the htpG gene encoding molecular chaperone HtpG, which translates to MAKHQFQTEANQILNLMIHSLYSNKEIFLRELVSNASDALDKLNMLVLTDEKYKGVTFAPRIDIIADKETKTLTVKDSGIGMNEEDLMNNLGTIAKSGTKAFLENLTGDQKQDSNLIGQFGVGFYASFMVANKVEVITKKAGETQAFLWTSAGDGEFEISKSSRDSHGTTIVMHLNDDEEEFLETHRIESIIKKYSNHIPFAIFMDKEKHIPAVTDDDGKETEPSRTEIENTQINRANALWTISKNEISDDEYKDFYSSIAHSSEEPLTWMHNKAEGAIEYTTLFYIPSKAPMDMYRVDYQTGIKLYINRVFITDDEKELMPTYLRFLRGVIDSKDLPLNVSREILQSNAVMNKIKNASVKKVLSELSKMAKKDPKKYEEFFNEFGNVLKEGLYSDFANREKILELMKFNTLNSDEKVMIEEFVKNVDEDKKEIYYITGKASLSMLKASPALEKFKSRGIDVLVLNEEVDTIIFPMVTEYKEYKLISVADAKFEESEDEKKEQEEVAKSFEGLAKEFKDALGDAVKSVETTSDLVDSPVKLKEDKEDPAYMMAQMMKQMGQDTGTPAPAPILQINPKHELLVKLKNSADQNLINDAAHVLLDQAKLFDGIELDDTADFILRLNRIISKAI; encoded by the coding sequence ATGGCAAAACATCAATTTCAAACAGAAGCAAATCAAATACTAAACTTAATGATACACTCACTATATTCAAACAAAGAGATATTTCTTCGTGAGCTTGTCTCAAATGCATCAGATGCACTTGATAAACTAAATATGTTAGTTTTAACAGATGAGAAGTACAAAGGTGTGACTTTTGCTCCTAGAATCGACATTATTGCCGATAAAGAGACGAAAACTCTAACTGTTAAAGACTCTGGTATTGGTATGAATGAAGAGGATTTAATGAACAACTTGGGAACTATCGCTAAGTCTGGAACTAAAGCATTTTTAGAAAATCTTACTGGTGATCAAAAACAAGATTCTAATCTTATAGGTCAGTTTGGTGTTGGTTTTTATGCTTCTTTTATGGTTGCAAACAAGGTAGAAGTTATAACTAAAAAAGCAGGCGAGACGCAAGCATTTTTATGGACTAGTGCTGGTGATGGCGAGTTTGAAATATCAAAAAGTTCAAGAGACTCTCACGGAACTACTATAGTTATGCATCTAAACGATGATGAAGAAGAGTTTTTAGAGACTCATAGAATCGAGAGTATCATCAAAAAGTATTCAAATCACATCCCTTTTGCTATTTTTATGGATAAAGAGAAGCATATTCCCGCAGTTACAGATGATGATGGTAAAGAGACTGAGCCATCACGTACAGAGATAGAAAATACTCAAATAAATCGTGCAAATGCACTATGGACAATTTCAAAAAATGAAATTTCGGATGATGAATATAAAGATTTTTATAGCTCAATAGCTCACTCATCAGAAGAGCCGCTAACATGGATGCACAATAAAGCAGAAGGTGCTATAGAGTACACGACACTCTTTTACATCCCAAGTAAAGCACCGATGGATATGTACAGAGTTGATTACCAAACTGGTATCAAACTATATATCAACCGTGTATTTATTACAGATGATGAAAAAGAGTTGATGCCAACTTATCTAAGATTCTTAAGAGGTGTAATTGACTCAAAAGATTTGCCTCTAAATGTTTCTCGTGAGATTTTACAATCAAACGCAGTTATGAACAAGATAAAAAATGCTTCAGTTAAAAAAGTTCTCTCAGAACTCTCAAAGATGGCAAAAAAAGATCCTAAAAAGTACGAAGAGTTCTTTAATGAGTTTGGAAATGTTTTAAAAGAGGGTCTATATAGTGACTTTGCAAATCGTGAAAAAATCTTAGAGCTAATGAAATTTAATACACTAAACTCTGATGAAAAGGTTATGATAGAAGAGTTTGTTAAAAATGTAGATGAAGATAAAAAAGAGATATACTACATCACAGGAAAAGCATCACTCTCAATGCTAAAAGCATCTCCAGCTCTAGAGAAGTTTAAGTCTCGTGGCATCGATGTTTTAGTTTTAAATGAAGAAGTAGATACTATCATCTTCCCAATGGTAACTGAGTATAAAGAGTACAAGCTTATATCTGTAGCTGATGCAAAGTTTGAGGAGAGCGAAGATGAGAAAAAAGAGCAAGAAGAGGTTGCAAAATCTTTTGAAGGTTTAGCAAAAGAGTTTAAAGACGCACTTGGCGATGCTGTTAAATCAGTTGAGACTACATCAGATCTTGTTGACTCTCCTGTTAAACTAAAAGAGGATAAAGAAGACCCAGCTTATATGATGGCTCAAATGATGAAGCAGATGGGACAAGATACAGGAACTCCTGCACCTGCACCGATTTTACAGATAAATCCTAAGCATGAACTTCTTGTAAAACTAAAAAACTCAGCGGATCAAAATCTTATAAACGATGCTGCTCATGTTCTGCTTGACCAAGCAAAACTCTTTGATGGCATAGAGCTTGATGATACAGCAGACTTTATCTTAAGACTAAACAGAATTATCTCTAAAGCTATATAA
- a CDS encoding SprT-like domain-containing protein codes for MFIKKFELLFLGIIVLASLILAKNFYDDYSFKTNDIPQSYKDRIAQKEQEVIWLMQKNYGFSFRVPLIVTDRFKGRLYGLTAYKNGEIKIYLNKKVMQESMDYMVDSVIAHEYAHALMFKLKNFTKGDGHSKEWQKACLKLGGTKCEQYVNSHDVVMGKLPF; via the coding sequence ATGTTTATAAAAAAGTTCGAGCTTCTTTTCTTAGGCATCATAGTCCTAGCATCTTTAATCTTAGCAAAGAACTTCTATGATGACTATAGTTTTAAAACCAACGACATACCCCAAAGTTACAAAGACCGCATAGCACAAAAAGAGCAAGAAGTTATTTGGCTTATGCAAAAAAATTACGGTTTTAGCTTTAGGGTCCCTTTAATAGTTACAGATAGATTTAAAGGTAGACTCTATGGTCTTACAGCTTACAAAAATGGCGAGATAAAAATCTACCTAAACAAAAAAGTAATGCAAGAGAGTATGGACTATATGGTAGATAGCGTTATCGCGCATGAGTATGCTCACGCACTTATGTTTAAGCTCAAAAACTTCACAAAAGGTGATGGACATTCAAAAGAGTGGCAAAAGGCTTGTTTAAAGCTCGGTGGCACAAAGTGTGAGCAATATGTAAATAGTCACGATGTTGTGATGGGCAAGCTGCCCTTTTAG